The genomic stretch TGCTCTACCAAAAAGACCTATTATAATGGCAGAAATTATATTTATAATTACAAATATACCAGCTAAAATATAGTATCTATTTCTTACACTGTCAGGATTTGTTGGAAAATAATCCTTCTTTACAAGCGTCTCATATGTCACTGATTTTATGCCTGGTAGATTTTCATAGAACTTACCTTTAAGTTCAGATAATCTAACAATTGTTCTTCCAGTTAAAGGTTTTTCTTCAGTAGTTTCTTCTTTTATTATCTTTCCTTTTTTATCAAATATCTTTAAAGTAGATAATCTTCCTTCCTCTTGAGTAGTATATTTTTTTTCAGTTATTAAATCTCCACCTTTATTAAAAATTTTTATAAAATCAAATACTTTTTCCAGAACACCTGGTTTTTTAGCAAAAATAGCATTAAAGAGCTCTCTTTCATGAGATTCTAAGTTTTTATCTGCTTCTTTTAGCTTAATGAATTCATACTCTCTTTTTGTTTTAAAGAAGCCTTTTTCTTTTATTTCTCTTATCTTCATATAACCCTTTACAGCTAAATCTATAATAGTAGCTGAAATATCTCTTAAATCAGCTCTTTCGTCAACTATGGAACCTATTTCCATAGGGGTTAAATCATCAGGCGGAGAATAGATAGGAATTATTGTTCCTTTTCCAGCTGGGTCTTTTCCATATTTACTCCAAATAAAAGAAAGAGCACCTAATGTAATAAGTGGAACAATAAATACATAAAGGGCTATTAAGTATGGAAGATATTTTAGTAATAAAGAGCCAACATCTGTTGAATATTTTTTAGGGACTTCTTTTACTATTCCTTTTGGCCAACCTAATACGATTGTTAAACCTTCTCCAGGAGAGAGTACTCTGGTACTTGCAAAGTAAGTTTCAGTTTCACTTGAAATTTCACTTTTACAATTTTTTTCTCTTGAATCTATTTTACCTGTATAGCATGTAAGTTTAATATCATCTGACTTAATCTTTTGTGGAAGCATTACTTTGCAGGATGCATTATATATATTTATTTTCCAATTATTTCCAGTAACATTCCAATATAGTTCATCATATTCATCAAAATAGTTAAGTGCTCCACCCATTTCGTAAGTAATAATATAGATATTCTCTCCAGTTACATATATATTTGGGTCACCAATTTTAATGCTTATAAAATCTCCTTTAGTACTGGTATCATATCTATATTTTGATCCAGTTTCATCAACTACGCTTAATACTCTAAAATCGAGTTTATAAATTCCATCTTCTGTTTTATACCGAATTGGAATATCTCTATATATGCCATGTCTATCTTGAGGACCAAAATCATAAGCTATCTTTTCTGTAACTACTATTGAGCTATCACTATTTATTGTTATATTCACATCAAATTCATTTATCTTCTCATCCTGGGCAAGTGCTGAACCAAAAGGAAGAAGAATGGTAACTATGAAGATCGAAATAAAAATGAGTTTAAACTTTCCTTTTCCCATTTTTCTCAAATATTAATCAATATTTTTAAAATTTAGAATTCTACTTTTACAGCTTCTCTTTCTTCTGGTCTTTCAACCTCAAACATTTCTCTCTTTGGGAATTTTCCACTAAAGAGCGATGTTACTAAAGTGTTTGGAAATACTTCTCTCGTAGTGTTGAAATCTCTTACAGTACCGTTGTAATAACGTCTTGCAGATTCAATCTTGTTTTCAGTTTCTTCCAAGTCATCTTGAAGGGATAGGAAATTCTGATTTGCCTTTAATTCGGGATAATTTTCTGCTACAGCGAACAGTGTCTTTAATGTGGCAGTTAAACCACCTTCAGCCTCAGCTCTTGCTACTGGGTTACCTGCTCCCATCGCAACTGATCTTGCTTTCGTTACTTCCTCAAACACAGATTTTTCGTGAGAAGCATAACCTTTCACAGTCTCTACAAGATTTCCGATTAAATCATATCTTCTCTTTAACTGAACATCAATATCACTCCAGGCAGCATTAACTTTAATATTACTACCAACCAACCTGTTATAGATACCAACAAAAGAAGTTGCTAATACTATAATGACAGCTAAAACAATTAACCA from Actinomycetota bacterium encodes the following:
- a CDS encoding DUF2207 domain-containing protein; protein product: MGKGKFKLIFISIFIVTILLPFGSALAQDEKINEFDVNITINSDSSIVVTEKIAYDFGPQDRHGIYRDIPIRYKTEDGIYKLDFRVLSVVDETGSKYRYDTSTKGDFISIKIGDPNIYVTGENIYIITYEMGGALNYFDEYDELYWNVTGNNWKINIYNASCKVMLPQKIKSDDIKLTCYTGKIDSREKNCKSEISSETETYFASTRVLSPGEGLTIVLGWPKGIVKEVPKKYSTDVGSLLLKYLPYLIALYVFIVPLITLGALSFIWSKYGKDPAGKGTIIPIYSPPDDLTPMEIGSIVDERADLRDISATIIDLAVKGYMKIREIKEKGFFKTKREYEFIKLKEADKNLESHERELFNAIFAKKPGVLEKVFDFIKIFNKGGDLITEKKYTTQEEGRLSTLKIFDKKGKIIKEETTEEKPLTGRTIVRLSELKGKFYENLPGIKSVTYETLVKKDYFPTNPDSVRNRYYILAGIFVIINIISAIIIGLFGRAMPRKTRKGKLTHEAILGFKEFLTVTETDRLKFFNAPEKSPEMFEKFLPYAMALGVEKQWAKQFEGIFERPSDWYEGDFDIINAVIFTNMISDLTNNVDTAFASTPGGAASGRSGFSGGGGFSGGGFGGGGGGSW
- a CDS encoding LemA family protein, which encodes MGWLIVLAVIIVLATSFVGIYNRLVGSNIKVNAAWSDIDVQLKRRYDLIGNLVETVKGYASHEKSVFEEVTKARSVAMGAGNPVARAEAEGGLTATLKTLFAVAENYPELKANQNFLSLQDDLEETENKIESARRYYNGTVRDFNTTREVFPNTLVTSLFSGKFPKREMFEVERPEEREAVKVEF